The following proteins come from a genomic window of Lolium rigidum isolate FL_2022 chromosome 5, APGP_CSIRO_Lrig_0.1, whole genome shotgun sequence:
- the LOC124655761 gene encoding auxin-responsive protein IAA16-like, with translation MTRDATDDGARINHTQALSWPLVNCRTLAAAAPVVGWPPVRSFRRNEASSSASKRPPADPRNGADDKAGYKGLFVKVNIDGVPIGRKVDLKAQGDYGNLSVAVDRLFRYLLAAQRDQRSCAEGNQPSITGLLDGSGEYTLVYEDDEGDQMLVGDVPWDMFIATAKRLRVLRSSDLNAPSLRAALSRKRGAADQC, from the exons ATGACGCGTGATGCGACTGACGATGGTGCTAGGATAAACCACACGCAGGCGCTAAGCTGGCCATTAGTTAACTG CAGAACGCTAGCGGCCGCGGCTCCGGTGGTGGGGTGGCCTCCGGTGCGCTCGTTCCGGCGGAACGAGGCCTCCTCCTCGGCATCCAAGCGGCCGCCCGCCGACCCACGCAACGGCGCCGACGACAAGGCCGGCTACAAGGGCCTGTTCGTGAAGGTGAACATAGACGGCGTCCCCATCGGCCGCAAGGTGGACCTGAAGGCACAGGGCGACTACGGCAACCTCTCCGTCGCCGTCGACCGCCTCTTCCGGTACCTCCTCGCCG CTCAACGGGATCAGAGGTCCTGCGCGGAGGGGAACCAGCCGTCGATCACCGGACTGCTGGACGGCAGCGGTGAGTACACACTGGTGTACGAGGACGACGAGGGCGACCAGATGCTGGTCGGCGATGTCCCATGGGA CATGTTCATCGCCACGGCGAAGAGGCTGCGCGTGCTGCGGAGCTCGGATCTGAACGCTCCCTCG CTACGAGCGGCGCTGAGCCGGAAGAGGGGAGCAGCTGATCAGTGCTGA
- the LOC124657985 gene encoding protein JINGUBANG-like: protein MRNHKKLLQFLRPDPAVAAVKMPSDDDEDDDRCTPLPSPMSSGSASTSAAASPSPYMPSPWVNLPGLGAGSALAGTGETGLLGSLVKADGHVYSMAAAGDLLYTGTDSKNVRVWKDQREFAGFKCGSGLVKAIVVAGDGRIYTGHQDGKVRVWRASADDPAVHNRVGSLPRLGELLRSSVRPSHYVQTGRRKQSSLWLRHFDAVSCLSLDAEAGVIYSGSWDRTFKVWRVADSRCLESVRAHDDAVNTVAAAGFDALALTGSADGTVKVWRREDGKHGATRHVMERVLRKADSAVTAIAVAAEARVVYVASSDGAVTHWQWRRGAARESAPRNGGALRGHRMAVLSLAVAGRVVVSGSADRTVCVWRRDEGADHSRLAVLTGHTGPVKCVAMDEEESLDADGHRRWVVYSGSLDGSVKVWRVSDAPDAMAAMARTPAHVWKGSPSPLGAWSTPRRALERS from the coding sequence CCGtcagacgacgacgaagacgacgacaggTGTACCCCGCTGCCGTCGCCGATGTCCAGCGGGAGCGCGAGCACGTCGGCCGCGGCCTCCCCGTCGCCGTACATGCCTTCGCCGTGGGTCAACCTCCCGGGGCTCGGCGCCGGGTCCGCGCTGGCCGGAACGGGCGAGACAGGCCTTCTCGGTTCCCTTGTGAAGGCGGACGGGCACGTGTACTCAATGGCCGCGGCGGGGGACCTGCTCTACACCGGCACCGACTCCAAGAACGTACGAGTGTGGAAGGACCAGCGCGAGTTCGCCGGGTTCAAGTGCGGGAGCGGCCTCGTCAAGGCCATCGTCGTCGCCGGGGACGGCAGGATCTACACGGGCCACCAGGACGGCAAGGTTCGCGTGTGGCGCGCCTCCGCCGACGACCCCGCCGTGCACAACCGCGTCGGCTCGCTCCCCCGGCTTGGCGAGCTCCTTCGGAGCTCCGTTCGCCCGTCCCACTACGTTCAGACTGGCCGGCGCAAGCAGAGCTCGCTCTGGCTGCGCCACTTCGACGCCGTGTCGTGCCTCAGCCTGGACGCCGAGGCCGGGGTGATCTACTCCGGGTCCTGGGACCGGACCTTCAAGGTGTGGCGCGTGGCCGACTCGCGGTGCCTCGAGTCCGTGCGCGCCCACGACGACGCCGTGAACACGGTGGCCGCGGCCGGGTTCGACGCGCTGGCCTTGACCGGGTCGGCCGACGGCACGGTGAAGGTGTGGCGGCGGGAGGACGGGAAGCACGGCGCGACCAGGCACGTCATGGAGCGGGTGCTGCGGAAGGCCGACAGCGCGGtcaccgccatcgccgtcgccgcggaGGCACGGGTAGTGTACGTCGCGTCGTCGGACGGGGCGGTGACGCACTGGCAGTGGCGTCGCGGCGCCGCGCGGGAAAGCGCGCCGAGGAACGGCGGGGCGCTGCGCGGCCACAGGATGGCCGTCCTGTCGCTCGCCGTCGCCGGGCGCGTGGTGGTGAGCGGGTCCGCCGACCGGACGGTCTGCGTGTGGCGCCGCGACGAGGGCGCTGACCACTCCCGCCTCGCCGTGCTCACCGGCCACACGGGCCCGGTCAAGTGCGTGGCCATGGACGAGGAGGAGTCCCTGGACGCGGACGGGCACCGGCGGTGGGTGGTGTATAGCGGCAGCCTCGACGGCTCCGTCAAGGTGTGGCGCGTGTCCGACGCGCCGGACGCTATGGCGGCAATGGCGCGGACGCCGGCGCACGTGTGGAagggctcgccgtcgccgctggGCGCGTGGAGTACGCCGCGCCGGGCGCTAGAGCGGAGTTGA